One part of the Musa acuminata AAA Group cultivar baxijiao chromosome BXJ1-5, Cavendish_Baxijiao_AAA, whole genome shotgun sequence genome encodes these proteins:
- the LOC135673456 gene encoding beta-amylase 1, chloroplastic-like: MALHLSHQIGTLCGTPVVSETAAAAGGDQSSAAAVSTAAMRKPQTTGVPNLRCRIQRASGQGELDSVSPPMSPCRSPALAATRPDLSVACQALVADVDPATADEKVVREYLGGGGEGGAGKGKGVPVYVMLPLDTVRPGGGLNRRKAMNASLMALKSAGVEGVMVDVWWGLVERERPGEYEWGGYDDLMEMARRIGLKVQAVMSFHQCGGNVGDSCTIPLPQWVLEEMDKDPDLAYTDQWGRRNYEYVSLGCDMLPVLKGRTPIQCYADFMRAFRDHFRHLLGSTIVEIQVGMGPAGELRYPSYPELHGTWKFPGIGAFQCYDKYILSSLKAAALEAGKPEWGHGGPTDAGGYNNWPEDTTFFRHDGGWNGPYGEFFLSWYSQMLLEHGERLLSSASSVFDSTGVKISVKVAGIHWHYGTRSHAPELTAGYYNTRFRDGYLPIARMLGRHGAVFNFTCVEMRDGEQPGEACCRPEGLVKQVAAAAKEAGVALAGENALPRYDEMAHEQIVNTATAEGGEEKMAAFTYLRMGPELFQPENWRRFVAFVKKMAEGREGVGPCRELVEREAERSVHATCPLVQEAAVALMSG, translated from the exons ATGGCGCTTCATTTGTCTCACCAGATCGGGACGCTGTGTGGGACGCCGGTGGTGTCGGAGACGGCAGCAGCCGCCGGGGGCGATCAGTCATCGGCAGCGGCGGTGAGCACGGCGGCTATGCGGAAGCCCCAGACGACGGGGGTGCCGAACCTGCGGTGTCGGATCCAGCGGGCTTCGGGGCAGGGGGAGCTCGACTCGGTGTCCCCGCCGATGAGCCCGTGCCGATCGCCGGCGCTGGCGGCAACGAGACCCGATCTGTCGGTGGCGTGCCAGGCGCTGGTGGCGGACGTGGACCCGGCGACGGCCGACGAGAAGGTGGTTAGGGAGTACCTCGGGGGCGGCGGAGAGGGAGGggcggggaaggggaagggggtgCCCGTGTACGTGATGCTGCCGCTGGACACGGTGCGGCCGGGGGGAGGGTTGAACCGGAGGAAGGCGATGAACGCGAGCCTGATGGCGCTGAAGAGCGCCGGCGTTGAGGGGGTGATGGTGGACGTGTGGTGGGGATTGGTGGAGCGGGAGCGGCCGGGAGAATACGAGTGGGGCGGCTACGACGACCTCATGGAGATGGCCCGCCGTATCGGCCTCAAAGTCCAGGCCGTCATGTCCTTCCACCAATGCGGCGGCAACGTCGGTGACTCCTGCAC GATACCATTGCCACAATGGGTACTGGAGGAGATGGATAAGGATCCGGACTTGGCGTACACGGATCAGTGGGGCCGGCGGAACTACGAGTACGTCTCGCTGGGCTGCGACATGCTCCCCGTCCTCAAGGGCCGCACCCCGATCCAGTGCTACGCCGACTTCATGCGCGCCTTCCGCGACCACTTCCGCCACCTGCTCGGCTCCACCATCGTC GAGATTCAAGTGGGGATGGGTCCCGCCGGCGAGCTGAGGTACCCGTCGTATCCCGAGCTGCACGGCACTTGGAAGTTTCCCGGAATTGGAGCATTCCAATGCTACGACAAG TACATACTGAGTAGCTTGAAGGCAGCGGCACTGGAAGCCGGGAAGCCGGAGTGGGGCCACGGTGGCCCTACCGACGCAGGAGGCTACAACAACTGGCCCGAGGACACCACTTTCTTCCGGCATGATGGCGGGTGGAACGGCCCCTACGGCGAGTTCTTCCTTTCGTGGTACTCCCAGATGCTCCTCGAACACGGTGAACGCCTCCTCTCCTCCGCCAGCTCCGTCTTCGACTCCACCGGTGTCAAGATCTCCGTCAAGGTGGCTGGCATCCATTGGCACTACGGCACCCGCTCCCACGCCCCCGAGCTCACCGCCGGGTACTATAACACCAGGTTCCGCGACGGCTACCTCCCCATCGCGCGCATGCTGGGCCGGCACGGCGCAGTGTTCAACTTCACGTGCGTGGAGATGCGCGACGGCGAACAGCCGGGCGAGGCATGCTGCCGGCCCGAGGGGCTGGTAAAGCAGGTGGCCGCGGCCGCGAAGGAGGCCGGGGTGGCGCTAGCGGGCGAGAACGCACTCCCGAGATACGACGAGATGGCGCACGAGCAGATAGTGAACACAGCGACGGCGGAAGGAGGGGAGGAGAAGATGGCGGCTTTTACGTACCTGAGGATGGGGCCGGAGCTGTTCCAGCCGGAGAACTGGCGGCGGTTCGTGGCGTTTGTGAAGAAGATGGCGGAGGGAAGGGAAGGCGTCGGACCATGCCGGGAGCTGGTCGAAAGGGAGGCCGAACGCTCGGTGCATGCCACCTGCCCGCTGGTGCAGGAGGCTGCGGTGGCTCTGATGAGCGGGTGA
- the LOC135673457 gene encoding pentatricopeptide repeat-containing protein At1g33350-like: MWCASTPQPTVTLNERVVFLLGKCTTLSHLKQLQAFLLALGHGQTQLYAFKLVRFSALALADLTYARLIFDSLASPNVFLYTAMLTAYASRPDSHAALRLFALMLRRARPGPNEFIYPCVLKACSDGADLRLVKSVHSRVAKTGFDGYGVVQTSLLDAYSRFSDMAAARALFDGMPQRNVVSWTALLSGYTRVGQIGKAIALFGEMPERDVPSWNAVISGCAQNGLFSEAVSFFCRMVLEGARPNQTTVSCVLSACGHLGMLRLGRSVHGYVYKNHMEHSPFVANGLIDMYGKCGGVKKASWIFSALTDKNLMSWNSMINCLALQGHSGLAIATFKKMELTGPEPDEVTFVGLLNACTHGGLVDEGLSYFRSMFQDYKIDPEIEHYGCIIDLLSRAGRFDEAMDIVRDMRIEPDEVVWGSLLNGCRIHGIRELAELSAKKLLEIEPNSADYGVMLANLYSECGKWEDVGKVRKMLKELGGKKLPGCSWIEVEKKVHQFYSGDTVHREVEQIYELLDELAGLMEA, translated from the coding sequence ATGTGGTGCGCGTCGACCCCTCAGCCGACCGTCACCCTCAACGAGCGAGTCGTCTTCCTACTGGGCAAATGCACCACGCTGAGCCACCTCAAGCAGCTCCAGGCCTTCCTCCTCGCCCTGGGCCATGGCCAGACCCAGCTCTACGCCTTCAAGCTCGTCCGGTTCtccgccctcgccctcgccgaccTCACCTACGCCCGCCTCATCTTTGACAGCCTCGCCTCCCCCAACGTCTTCCTCTACACCGCCATGCTCACCGCCTACGCCTCCCGCCCCGACTCCCACGCCGCCCTCCGCCTCTTCGCCCTCATGCTCCGCCGAGCCCGACCCGGCCCCAACGAGTTCATCTATCCCTGCGTCCTCAAGGCCTGCTCCGACGGCGCTGATCTCCGGCTGGTTAAGTCCGTTCACTCCCGCGTCGCCAAGACCGGATTCGATGGGTATGGCGTGGTGCAAACCTCGCTTCTCGATGCTTACTCTCGGTTTTCCGACATGGCCGCCGCCCGTGCTCTGTTCGATGGAATGCCTCAGAGGAATGTGGTTTCCTGGACAGCTCTGCTGTCTGGATACACACGGGTCGGGCAGATCGGGAAGGCCATTGCCTTGTTCGGGGAAATGCCCGAGAGGGATGTTCCATCGTGGAATGCAGTTATCTCCGGGTGCGCCCAGAATGGTCTCTTCTCGGAGGCAGTCTCTTTCTTCTGTAGGATGGTCCTGGAGGGTGCACGGCCGAATCAGACGACTGTGTCATGCGTGCTCTCTGCTTGCGGACACCTTGGTATGCTCCGGCTTGGGAGATCGGTGCATGGTTATGTCTACAAGAACCACATGGAACATAGTCCCTTTGTTGCGAATGGACTAATCGATATGTATGGAAAATGTGGTGGCGTGAAGAAGGCAAGTTGGATATTCTCGGCATTGACCGACAAAAACCTTATGTCCTGGAATTCTATGATCAATTGCTTGGCTCTCCAAGGACACAGTGGTCTGGCCATCGCAACCTTCAAAAAGATGGAACTCACTGGCCCTGAACCTGATGAGGTCACTTTTGTGGGTCTTCTAAATGCATGTACTCATGGAGGGTTGGTGGATGAAGGGCTTAGTTATTTCAGATCCATGTTTCAGGACTATAAAATTGATCCCGAGATCGAGCATTATGGCTGTATCATTGACCTCCTTAGCCGGGCAGGTAGATTTGATGAAGCAATGGATATTGTGAGGGACATGAGAATCGAGCCTGATGAAGTCGTGTGGGGTTCTTTGCTCAACGGTTGCAGGATCCATGGCATTAGAGAATTGGCTGAATTGTCAGCAAAGAAGCTGCTTGAGATTGAACCTAATAGTGCTGACTATGGAGTCATGCTAGCAAACTTATATAGTGAATGTGGCAAGTGGGAAGATGTAGGGAAGGTCAGAAAGATGTTGAAGGAATTGGGAGGAAAGAAGTTGCCAGGGTGTAGTTGGATTGAGGTAGAAAAGAAGGTTCACCAGTTCTATTCGGGCGATACAGTCCACCGTGAGGTTGAGCAGATTTATGAGCTCTTGGATGAGTTAGCTGGATTGATGGAAGCGTGA
- the LOC103984807 gene encoding noroxomaritidine synthase-like: MAWSWSLSFLFSTEILFSAACLLLFSSYIYRSRKNQLPVDWPVVGMLPGLLSRIHGVHEYGVEILTASNWTFMFKGPWFLGMDMLVTCDPANVNHAFVTKCSNYPKGKEFTEIFDMFGNSLINTDGEEWKMQRRMTHSLMSNQNFRYYELNTVRDKVEGALLPLLRGVAERGNAVDLQDVFLRLTLDVSCSLILGVDPGCLAEGFPVVPFAKALDDALEVIFFRHTVPMSVWKAMRWLGVGKERKMAVAQKVMNHFAASTIAKRKEKINGERSHKDGGHEEGEAAGDMLTVYMHQPNRKNRLEFDKFIEDNAIDLLLAGRDTTAAGLTWFFWLLTLHPEAEQKILEELKANWPRTDLHDNAPFDRDGLGKLVYLHAALCESLRLYPPGAIQHKGVAEPDTLPSGEKVRPGTKLLFHLYSMARMEGIWGKDCAEFKPERWITETGELRHEPAHKFFAFNCGPRICLGKDMAFTIMKTVAVGMLRSFRFEVVKGHVVEPRLSIVLHMKNGLMMKVRKRETSW, encoded by the coding sequence ATGGCATGGAGCTGGTCATTGAGCTTCCTCTTCTCTACTGAGATACTCTTCTCTGCTGCTTGCCTCCTACTCTTCTCCTCCTACATATACCGAAGCCGGAAGAACCAGCTTCCGGTGGACTGGCCCGTCGTCGGCATGCTTCCTGGTTTATTATCCCGCATCCATGGTGTCCATGAATATGGAGTAGAAATCCTCACCGCGTCCAACTGGACCTTCATGTTCAAAGGCCCGTGGTTCCTGGGCATGGACATGTTGGTGACGTGCGATCCGGCTAACGTGAACCATGCTTTCGTTACCAAGTGCTCCAACTATCCCAAGGGGAAGGAGTTCACGGAGATCTTCGACATGTTTGGCAACAGCTTGATCAACACCGACGGCGAGGAATGGAAGATGCAGCGGAGGATGACGCATAGCCTGATGAGCAATCAGAATTTCCGCTACTACGAGCTCAACACTGTCCGAGACAAGGTGGAGGGGGCGCTCCTCCCTCTTCTGCGTGGCGTGGCCGAGAGAGGTAACGCAGTGGACCTTCAGGACGTGTTCCTGAGGCTAACCTTGGATGTCTCTTGCTCGTTGATTCTCGGCGTCGATCCCGGATGCCTCGCCGAAGGCTTCCCGGTGGTGCCGTTTGCCAAGGCCTTGGACGACGCCCTGGAGGTGATATTTTTCCGGCACACGGTTCCGATGAGTGTTTGGAAGGCGATGAGGTGGCTGGGAGTGGGTAAAGAGAGGAAGATGGCCGTGGCGCAGAAGGTGATGAACCATTTCGCGGCGAGCACGATCGCGAAGAGGAAAGAGAAGATCAATGGGGAGAGAAGCCACAAGGATGGCGGACACGAAGAGGGAGAAGCAGCAGGCGACATGTTGACCGTTTACATGCATCAACCCAACAGGAAGAACCGGCTCGAATTCGACAAGTTCATCGAGGACAACGCCATCGACCTACTGCTCGCCGGGAGAGACACCACCGCGGCCGGTCTCACCTGGTTCTTTTGGCTCCTCACCTTGCACCCGGAGGCGGAGCAGAAGATTCTCGAGGAACTGAAAGCAAACTGGCCAAGAACAGACCTACACGACAACGCGCCGTTCGATCGAGACGGGCTGGGGAAGCTCGTCTACTTGCATGCAGCCCTGTGCGAAAGCCTGAGGCTGTACCCGCCCGGCGCCATCCAGCACAAGGGAGTTGCCGAGCCCGACACGCTGCCAAGTGGCGAGAAGGTGCGGCCCGGGACGAAGCTACTGTTTCACCTCTACTCCATGGCGAGAATGGAGGGGATATGGGGGAAGGACTGCGCGGAGTTCAAGCCCGAGAGATGGATCACGGAGACTGGAGAGCTCAGGCACGAGCCGGCGCACAAGTTCTTCGCCTTCAACTGCGGGCCGAGGATCTGCCTGGGGAAGGACATGGCTTTCACCATCATGAAGACCGTCGCCGTTGGCATGCTTCGTAGCTTTCGCTTTGAGGTGGTGAAGGGGCATGTGGTGGAACCCAGGCTCTCCATAGTCCTTCACATGAAGAACGGCCTGATGATGAAGGTGAGGAAGAGAGAGACGAGTTGGTGA
- the LOC135673458 gene encoding DEAD-box ATP-dependent RNA helicase 13-like encodes MDKPSSPLPGNTIKKQRKDKKKAKPPRRGEGPESDQLDSLPWNGSLPADDSFLLLGESSEGGFLSLEEIDESEYGFIGGIPDLEAGNKKKKKKLYSDLKSKKRKRGEENGGSDGSCVVDADEGEEEAKNKTKKKKKSRRKKRKGVSDESGEPKGESTVEGRDKNKHHNNFVGDDGNENLILDEDEVYAWKELRLHPLLVKSIRQLGFKEPTPIQKACIPAAAHQGKDVIGAAETGSGKTLAFALPILQRLLEEREKEGRLIHENRNSDEKVFSGGSLRALIITPTRELALQVSDHLKGGAKFLDIQVVPIVGGMSTEKQERLLKRRPEIVVGTPGRLWELMSAGEQHLVELHSLSFFVLDEADRMIESGHFHELQSIIDMLPMTNGSIEQNSKPTAICKTIPTLQRKKRQTFVFSATIALSDNFRRKLKRGLSSSRPSVSDGLSSIETLSERAGIRPDVAIVDLTNAAILAHKLEESFLECEEEVKEAYLYYILSVHGQGRTIIFCTSIAAVRRISSILRILGINALTLHAQMQQRARLKAIDRFRGNEHSVLIATDVAARGLDIPGIRTVVHFQLPHSAEVYIHRSGRTARASADGCCIALISPSDKTKFFALCKSLSKESLRQFPVDDSYMPEILKRLSLARQIDKILRKNSQENVNKSWLMRNAESLGLEVEESASEEDVVNGYKQKKISSLQLKKLQQELNDHLKQPFQPKTFSHRFLAGAGVSPLLQQQLEQLSKMNTVDANNSSKRAGFVVLGQDFVEPLQALRSSGHEVCVNVDKKRETRRQAETWKRKKRDEKRRQREKQRKDRKKAREGIN; translated from the exons ATGGACAAGCCATCGTCGCCACTGCCGGGAAACACGATCAAGAAGCAGCGAAAAGATAAGAAGAAGGCGAAGCCTCCGAGGAGAGGAGAAGGGCCAGAGTCGGACCAGCTCGACTCGCTCCCTTGGAACGGGTCCCTCCCTGCCGACGACTCCTTCTTGCTCCTCGGTGAAAGCAGCGAAGGAG GGTTTCTTTCTTTGGAGGAGATAGACGAGTCGGAGTACGGGTTCATTGGCGGGATTCCGGATCTCGAAGCtggaaataagaagaagaagaagaagctgtacTCCGACTTGAAGTCGAAGAAGAGGAAGCGAGGGGAAGAGAATGGAGGGTCCGATGGTTCTTGTGTTGTTGATGCCGATGAAGGTGAGGAAGAGGCTAAAAAcaaaacgaagaagaagaagaagagtagaaggaagaagaggaagggagTTTCAGATGAAAGTGGGGAGCCGAAGGGAGAATCCACGGTGGAGGGAAGAGACAAAA ATAAGCATCACAATAACTTTGTTGGTGATGATGGTAATGAAAATTTGATTCTGGATGAGGATGAAGTTTATGCATGGAAAGAGTTGAGGCTTCATCCCCTTCTTGTCAAGTCAATTCGTCAGCTTGGTTTCAAGGAACCCACCCCAATACAAAAAGCCTGTATTCCTGCTGCTGCCCATCAAGGAAAG GATGTCATAGGTGCAGCAGAGACAGGTTCCGGGAAAACACTTGCCTTCGCACTACCTATTTTGCAGCGCCTCCtcgaagaaagagagaaagaaggtaGATTGATCCATGAAAATAGAAATTCAGATGAGAAAGTTTTCAGTGGAGGTTCTCTTCGAGCACTAATTATCACTCCTACAAGGGAACTTGCATTACAG GTTTCTGATCATCTGAAGGGAGGAGCAAAATTTCTTGATATTCAAGTAGTCCCTATTGTTGGTGGAATGTCCACAGAAAAACAGGAAAGGCTTCTAAAAAGGAGGCCAGAGATTGTTGTTGGAACTCCAGGACGCTTATGGGAGCTTATGTCAGCTGGAGAGCAACACCTCGTGGAG CTGCACTCATTGTCCTTTTTCGTGCTTGATGAGGCTGATAGGATGATAGAGAGTGGCCATTTTCATGAGTTGCAATCTATCATTGACATGTTACCAATGACAAATGGATCCATTGAGCAAAATTCAAAACCTACTGCAATATGCAAAACCATTCCAACTTTACAGCGAAAGAAAAGACAGACATTTGTGTTCTCTGCCACAATAGCCTTATCTGATAATTTTCGCAGAAAACTCAAGAGAGGATTGTCTAGTTCAAGACCATCAGTGTCAGATGGGCTAAGTTCTATAGAAACACTTTCAGAGAGAGCTGGAATAAGACCTGACGTTGCAATAGTCGATTTGACAAATGCTGCAATTTTGGCTCATAAACTTGAAGAATCATTCCTCGA ATGCGAAGAAGAAGTTAAAGAGGCCTATCTATATTATATATTAAGTGTTCATGGCCAAGGTCGCACTATTATTTTCTGTACATCGATTGCAGCTGTACGACGCATTTCTTCCATATTGCGGATTCTTGGCATCAATGCTTTGACCCTTCATGCTCAAATGCAACAAAGAGCCCGTTTGAAG GCAATTGATCGTTTTCGTGGAAATGAGCATAGTGTTTTAATTGCTACTGATGTTGCTGCACGAGGCCTTGATATTCCTGGCATCCGAACTGTTGTTCATTTTCAATTGCCACATTCTGCAGAG gTTTATATTCACAGAAGTGGAAGAACAGCACGTGCTTCTGCAGATGGCTGCTGTATTGCATTGATATCACCTAGTGATAAAACTAAATTTTTTGCCTTGTGCAAGTCATTGTCTAAG GAAAGCCTTCGACAATTTCCTGTAGATGATTCTTATATGCCTGAAATATTGAAGCGGTTATCTCTTGCCCGTCAAATTGACAAGATTCTGCGGAAAAATTCCCAG GAAAATGTCAATAAGAGTTGGTTAATGCGAAATGCTGAGTCTTTGGGCTTGGAAGTGGAGGAGAGTGCCAGTGAAGAAGATGTAGTAAATGGATATAAGCAGAAGAAAATTAGTTCCCTTCAATTAAAGAAGCTGCAGCAG GAGTTGAATGACCACTTAAAACAACCATTCCAACCAAAAACATTCTCACATCGCTTTCTGGCTGGT GCCGGTGTTTCTCCTCTCCTTCAGCAGCAACTTGAACAGTTATCGAAGATGAACACTGTTGATGCTAACAACTCTAGTAAGAGGGCTGGTTTTGTGGTTCTTGGTCAGGATTTTGTTGAACCACTTCAGGCTCTTCGCAGTTCTGGTCATGAG GTTTGTGTTAACGTAGACAAAAAGAGAGAAACGCGAAGGCAGGCTGAAACCTGGAAGCGTAAAAAGAGGGATGAAAAAAGGC GTCAGCGTGAGAAACagagaaaagatagaaaaaaggCGAGAGAGGGTATCAACTAG